The following nucleotide sequence is from Actinomycetota bacterium.
CTGCGCGCGCTCGCGGCCTCGGACGCGTTCCGTGACTGCGAGATCGACACCGCCTGGCTGGACAGCCACCCAGATGCGATCCGGCCGCAGGGCGCGGAGACGGCCGCGGTGCTCGCGGCGTGGGCGCTCGCCCGGGCCAGCGACGACGACCCGGTCCACCCGTTCGGCACCGGCGACGGCTGGCGGATGGCCGGACCGGCGGCGCCCACCTCCGTGGAGCTGGTCGTCGACGGCGAGGCCACCCTGTTCCAGGTCGACCCCGCCGGGCTGGTGGTCGCCGCCGACCGCACCTGGCGGGTGCACCCGATCGCCTCCGACGAGGGGATGCTCCGCCTGGAGATCGACGACCTCGTGCACGAGGGCGCCATCCGGATCACGCCGCACCGGGTCGCGGTCGCGCACATCGGCAACACCTTCCGCTTCGAGCGGCCGGACGCGTTCGGCCCCGGAGGCGCCGGCGCCGGATCCGACGGCACCGTGCAAGCACCGATGCCCGGCACGGTCCTGAACGTCTCGGCGACGGTCGGCGACCCGGTCGAGCAGGGGCAGGTGCTCGGCGTGCTGGAGGCGATGAAGATGGAGCTGGCGCTGAAGGCGCCGATCGCCGGGACCGTGACCGAGGTGGCCGCGGCCGTGGGCGACCAGGTGGCGCTGGGGGCGACCCTGTTCGTGGTGGAGGGAGAGGCGTGATGCGTCAGCCGCAGCCGGTGCGCGACGAGAGCCTGCCGTCGCAGGTGACGATCTACGAGGTCGGCCCCCGCGACGGGCTGCAGAACGAGCAGGCCGTCGTACCCCTGGACACCAAGGCCGAGTTCATCCGCCGGCTCGTGGCCGCCGGGCTGCCGATCGTGGAGGCGACCAGCTTCGTGCACCCCAAGTGGGTGCCGCAGCTCGCCGACGCGGCCGACCTGCTCGACCTGCTGGTGGCCGACCTCGGCGACGCCGCCCGGGAGCTGCCGGTGCTGGTGCCCAACGAGCGCGGCCTGGACCGGGCGCTGGAGAAGGGCGTCAAGCACATCGCGATCTTCGGCAGCGCCACCGAGACCTTCGCCCGCCGCAACCTGAACCGTTCCCTCGACGAGCAGTTCGCGATGTTCGAGCCCACCGTCGCGCGGGCCCGCGAGGCCGGCCTGGACGTGCGTGCCTACGTGTCGATGTGCTTCGGTGACCCGTGGGAGGGCGAGGTCCCCGTCGACCAGGTGGTCACCGTCGGCAAGCGGCTGTTCGACCTCGGCGCCTCGCAGCTCTCCCTCGGCGACACGATCGGGGTCGGTACGGCGCACCAGGTGACTGCCCTGCTCCACGCGTTCGACGCGGCCGGCCTGGCCAAGGACAGCCTGGCGGTGCACTTCCACGACACCTACGGCCAGGCTCTGTCCAACGCCTACGCCGCGCTGCAGGCCGGGATCACCACCTTCGACGCGTCCGCCGGCGGGCTGGGCGGCTGCCCGTACGCGGAGAGCGCCACCGGCAACCTGGCCACCGAGGACCTGGTCTGGCTGCTGCACGGGCTGGGTGTGCAGACCGGTGTGGACCTGACGGCGCTGGTCGAGACCAGCGCCTGGATGGCCGGGCAGCTGGGCCGGCCGAGCCCCTCCCGGGTGGTTGCCGCGCTCGCCGGCGCCTGAGGCACAATTCCCCGCATGAGTCGTGTCGTCTACATCCATGTCGGTGCACCGAAGACGGGGACGACCTATCTGCAGGACCGGCTGGCGCTGAACCGTTCCGCCCTTGCCGAGCACGGCGTCCACTACCCGGCGCTCTCGGCCCGCGACGTCGACCACTTCCGCCCGGCACTGGATCTGATGGGGGCCGACTGGGGTGGTCCGTCCGGGCACGCCGAGGGGCAGTGGGACGCGCTGGTCAAGAAGGTGCGCCGGCTCGACGGCACGGTGATCATCAGCCACGAGATCCTCTCCGCCGCGCCG
It contains:
- a CDS encoding hydroxymethylglutaryl-CoA lyase, with the translated sequence MRQPQPVRDESLPSQVTIYEVGPRDGLQNEQAVVPLDTKAEFIRRLVAAGLPIVEATSFVHPKWVPQLADAADLLDLLVADLGDAARELPVLVPNERGLDRALEKGVKHIAIFGSATETFARRNLNRSLDEQFAMFEPTVARAREAGLDVRAYVSMCFGDPWEGEVPVDQVVTVGKRLFDLGASQLSLGDTIGVGTAHQVTALLHAFDAAGLAKDSLAVHFHDTYGQALSNAYAALQAGITTFDASAGGLGGCPYAESATGNLATEDLVWLLHGLGVQTGVDLTALVETSAWMAGQLGRPSPSRVVAALAGA
- a CDS encoding biotin/lipoyl-containing protein, which gives rise to SYDPMLGKVIVSGPTREAARRALVTALDDTAILGLTTNLGFLRALAASDAFRDCEIDTAWLDSHPDAIRPQGAETAAVLAAWALARASDDDPVHPFGTGDGWRMAGPAAPTSVELVVDGEATLFQVDPAGLVVAADRTWRVHPIASDEGMLRLEIDDLVHEGAIRITPHRVAVAHIGNTFRFERPDAFGPGGAGAGSDGTVQAPMPGTVLNVSATVGDPVEQGQVLGVLEAMKMELALKAPIAGTVTEVAAAVGDQVALGATLFVVEGEA